A portion of the Bifidobacterium lemurum genome contains these proteins:
- a CDS encoding PcfB family protein translates to MAIEEMVESQVKDIGIRIIESGASLIVRVGADSAKGFAAAGWRIVTGGAGMITDAIRHQMETGKVSEARLQSMGKDVHDILLPDESLKEVTKSLRKAGITYSVETTGQGSYYLHFQGKDQDHLLHAVNRAFEQVGLTLTTEMTTPDRSITATAPSETTAPERGLPEKQVDKQSSEPEHRAESQPTGRQSESRPDKSKLGKKTRADALKLLDERAAAHLEAAKQQPARTLKPAKKHNR, encoded by the coding sequence ATGGCAATCGAGGAAATGGTTGAAAGCCAGGTCAAGGACATCGGCATCAGAATCATCGAATCCGGAGCGAGTCTCATCGTCCGGGTCGGCGCGGACAGCGCCAAAGGCTTTGCCGCAGCGGGCTGGAGGATCGTCACCGGAGGTGCCGGAATGATCACGGACGCCATCAGACACCAGATGGAGACGGGCAAGGTCAGCGAGGCGCGTCTGCAATCCATGGGCAAGGACGTGCACGACATCCTGCTGCCTGATGAAAGCCTCAAAGAGGTGACGAAATCACTACGCAAGGCCGGCATCACCTATTCGGTCGAAACTACCGGACAGGGATCCTACTATCTGCACTTTCAAGGCAAAGACCAAGATCATCTGCTGCACGCGGTCAACCGCGCTTTCGAACAAGTGGGGTTGACCCTCACCACGGAGATGACGACACCCGACCGAAGCATCACGGCCACGGCACCGTCCGAAACCACCGCACCGGAACGTGGGCTCCCCGAAAAACAGGTGGACAAGCAATCATCCGAACCAGAGCATCGGGCCGAAAGCCAACCGACCGGACGGCAGTCCGAGTCACGTCCAGATAAGTCCAAGCTGGGCAAGAAGACGCGGGCCGATGCGCTCAAGCTGCTGGACGAACGTGCGGCGGCCCATCTCGAAGCCGCGAAGCAACAACCCGCACGCACCCTCAAACCGGCCAAAAAGCATAACCGATAG
- a CDS encoding VirD4-like conjugal transfer protein, CD1115 family has translation MLRKSLPIILTMLLGFWAADLMAMQIRSDIAAGSDASAMMDHLAMAFRAPLRLSLDRVDLLWGLGGACAVGLYHLYRWSMRRTYRDGEEYGSARWATSDEMAPYTDRNPSQNLQMTATEGLSLDTVGTKRNLNVLMLGSSGARKTSAYVIPNILKRTMHYACTDPKGELWDSTAATLRDAGYDTRCLDLIDLTCDTMFNPLKYIDPMKPDVSIMRLVSNLLANTDSSEAEKHSGDDFWVKSERALLTSLIAMVYYTKVDEKAGECNLNSVVDLAAKLRASEEDENMISEVDAKMLGAEEVWKIFAADEDAWDEQAARTVRGLRFAADQYRPFTQGAGETKKSIIISLGVRLAPLQVHEVREIVKDDNIGIDLIGADKSKRMAIYLKIPDEDTTFNFLAAIFYQCLFDSVFRRTRNMPDKRLPVPLHCFLDEFANVGRIPHFERLISTMRSRNVGASIILQTLGQLKSMYPKDWETITGNCDSTLFYGGGEESTTEWVSKRLGKQTIDTRETSESRGVNGSWSISHRRTGRELMLADELSKMDDDLCIFMLRGLHPFQSRKLGFDQHPTKPRSRLRHSKDWRPIETRLPSD, from the coding sequence ATGTTGAGGAAATCCTTGCCCATCATCCTGACCATGCTGCTCGGATTCTGGGCGGCCGACCTGATGGCCATGCAGATCCGCTCGGACATCGCCGCAGGCTCCGACGCATCCGCCATGATGGATCATCTCGCTATGGCGTTCCGCGCGCCGTTGCGCTTGAGTCTGGATCGCGTGGATCTGCTCTGGGGTTTGGGCGGCGCATGCGCGGTCGGCCTATACCACCTGTACCGGTGGAGCATGCGACGCACCTACCGCGATGGCGAGGAGTACGGTTCGGCCCGATGGGCGACAAGCGACGAGATGGCCCCGTACACTGACCGCAATCCATCGCAGAATCTGCAGATGACCGCGACCGAGGGCTTGAGCCTTGACACGGTCGGCACGAAACGCAATCTGAACGTGCTGATGCTCGGCAGTTCGGGCGCACGCAAGACCAGCGCCTACGTCATCCCAAACATCCTCAAGCGAACCATGCACTATGCGTGCACCGACCCCAAAGGAGAGCTGTGGGACTCCACCGCCGCGACGCTGCGCGACGCCGGCTATGACACCCGATGTCTGGACCTGATCGACCTAACGTGCGATACGATGTTCAATCCGCTCAAATATATCGACCCGATGAAGCCTGATGTGTCGATTATGCGGCTGGTGTCCAATCTGCTCGCCAACACCGACAGCAGCGAGGCCGAGAAACATTCCGGCGACGATTTTTGGGTGAAGTCCGAACGTGCGCTGCTCACGTCTCTTATCGCGATGGTCTACTACACCAAGGTCGATGAAAAGGCCGGTGAATGCAACCTGAACTCGGTCGTGGATCTCGCCGCCAAACTGCGCGCCAGCGAGGAGGACGAGAACATGATCAGCGAGGTCGACGCCAAGATGCTGGGCGCGGAGGAGGTGTGGAAGATCTTCGCGGCCGACGAGGACGCTTGGGACGAGCAGGCGGCCAGGACCGTCAGAGGATTGAGGTTCGCCGCCGACCAATACAGGCCTTTCACCCAGGGGGCCGGAGAGACGAAGAAGAGCATCATCATCTCGCTCGGCGTGCGTCTCGCCCCTCTCCAGGTGCACGAGGTGCGCGAAATCGTCAAGGACGACAACATCGGCATCGACCTCATCGGGGCGGATAAGTCCAAGCGCATGGCCATCTATCTGAAAATCCCCGACGAGGACACGACCTTCAATTTTTTGGCCGCGATTTTTTATCAGTGTTTGTTCGATAGTGTGTTCCGCCGGACCAGGAATATGCCGGACAAACGTTTGCCCGTCCCGCTGCATTGCTTTTTGGACGAATTCGCGAACGTCGGCCGAATCCCGCATTTCGAGCGTCTTATCAGCACCATGCGGTCACGCAATGTCGGAGCGAGCATCATCCTCCAGACGCTCGGACAGCTCAAAAGCATGTATCCGAAGGATTGGGAGACCATCACCGGCAACTGCGACTCGACTCTCTTCTACGGCGGCGGGGAGGAATCGACGACGGAATGGGTATCGAAACGGCTCGGCAAGCAGACCATCGACACCAGGGAGACCAGCGAAAGCCGGGGCGTGAACGGCAGTTGGTCCATCAGCCACCGACGCACCGGCCGTGAGCTGATGCTGGCGGACGAGCTCAGCAAGATGGATGACGACCTATGCATCTTCATGTTGCGCGGCCTGCATCCATTCCAGAGCCGCAAACTGGGATTCGACCAGCACCCCACCAAGCCCAGGTCTCGACTCAGGCATTCGAAAGACTGGCGGCCGATCGAGACAAGGCTGCCCTCCGACTGA
- the mobC gene encoding plasmid mobilization relaxosome protein MobC, with translation MGWVSGRHRGVRKTITFSDEEWAQLQETYALVKADAPYMDFGRFARSLLLDGHVTTIKVATDPAKINREIRRIGQNINQIAHQANVSKSVTREQLRAVEDEMRTLNDMFYRLVEQYADAVLEGQ, from the coding sequence ATGGGATGGGTCAGCGGCCGTCATCGGGGCGTGCGGAAGACCATCACGTTCAGCGATGAGGAGTGGGCTCAGCTACAGGAGACGTATGCCTTGGTCAAGGCTGATGCGCCGTATATGGACTTCGGCAGGTTCGCTCGTTCGTTGCTGTTGGATGGGCATGTCACCACGATCAAGGTCGCGACGGATCCGGCGAAAATCAATCGGGAGATCCGTCGTATCGGGCAGAACATCAATCAGATCGCGCATCAGGCGAACGTCTCGAAGAGCGTCACGCGGGAGCAGTTGCGCGCGGTCGAGGACGAGATGCGCACGCTCAACGACATGTTCTATCGGCTGGTCGAGCAGTATGCCGACGCGGTGTTGGAGGGGCAGTGA
- a CDS encoding HipA domain-containing protein: MIDTTLHDFSDADLKVSVYDGAAEKRTMHWNGHRYMLKFGYVLDSDKRESERTSYVNVPVNEFIGSNVFAVADIPTQEVSLGMYKGQSVIACRDFMEDMDPSWRLVHFKQLEISMPGESGRSKARPDWDFVRHVLDDSPDLAAIRERAWERFKRIVCVDALIGNYDRHSNNWGFIADGQANIIDTAPVYDCGSSLAPHLSHDEMMARLADPRLMRDANLESPAIAMNVHGKRRKYSYFMLSDYAREFRSALPELWPRLGKESTDRVVDAVPGIDDLHRDFYRATLDVRRECIIKPALDLALKENPSLTVSDEIQQPPAKGDRSAVLDLLAKKTAQQRQPDAGEDARRQRHTR; encoded by the coding sequence GTGATTGATACGACGCTGCATGATTTCTCCGATGCCGACCTGAAGGTCAGCGTCTACGACGGTGCCGCCGAGAAGCGCACCATGCACTGGAATGGCCACCGGTATATGTTGAAGTTCGGCTACGTGCTTGATTCGGACAAGCGAGAGTCCGAGCGGACCAGCTACGTCAACGTGCCCGTCAACGAGTTCATCGGTTCCAACGTCTTCGCCGTGGCCGACATCCCCACCCAGGAGGTGTCGCTTGGCATGTATAAGGGACAGTCCGTCATCGCGTGCCGCGACTTCATGGAGGATATGGACCCGTCCTGGCGTCTGGTGCATTTCAAGCAGTTGGAAATCAGTATGCCGGGGGAGAGCGGCAGGTCGAAGGCACGCCCCGACTGGGATTTCGTCAGGCATGTGCTCGATGACAGTCCCGACCTCGCCGCAATCCGCGAGCGGGCGTGGGAGCGATTCAAGCGGATCGTCTGCGTGGACGCGCTGATCGGCAACTACGACCGGCACTCCAACAACTGGGGTTTCATTGCCGACGGCCAAGCGAACATCATCGACACGGCACCCGTGTATGATTGCGGCTCGTCCCTGGCCCCACACCTGTCCCATGATGAGATGATGGCACGTCTGGCCGATCCCCGGCTCATGCGCGACGCCAACCTCGAATCCCCGGCCATCGCGATGAACGTGCATGGCAAACGACGCAAATACTCATACTTCATGCTCTCCGACTATGCGCGGGAGTTTCGTAGTGCTTTGCCGGAACTGTGGCCGCGCTTGGGCAAGGAGTCGACCGATCGGGTGGTGGATGCCGTGCCTGGCATCGATGATCTCCACCGCGACTTCTACCGGGCGACCCTCGACGTCAGACGTGAGTGCATCATCAAGCCCGCGTTGGATCTCGCGTTGAAGGAGAACCCCAGTCTGACGGTGTCCGACGAAATCCAACAGCCTCCCGCGAAGGGAGACCGGTCGGCCGTGCTCGACCTGCTGGCCAAGAAAACCGCTCAACAGCGTCAGCCTGATGCGGGAGAAGACGCCAGGAGACAGCGTCATACACGATAG
- a CDS encoding relaxase/mobilization nuclease domain-containing protein: protein MAVVTMGRKVKTRYTSATPLADAISYVIDRTKTEDGALVSSSYSTERHDGERLARPMEADLRAAPQGIRRDTVWAIHLKHSFAPDDPVTAEQVHELGVRLAEEITGGDFKFVVATHTNRPHLHNHLIICAAQQMEPHLHMRLPKDIIDQWRQISDRLCLDANLSVIDHPETVQDRRGMSFAEIYEQAKGKGVKAAMRTTIDLAAANSHSFDEFRGLLEAAGVKVEARGAHLTYTLLESGFKVRDNRLGEAYSMGNVMARMARTAVVPISFNSSLIEHKDGDRVTVWLPGAKRQKKITIPMDRIVRAGSTWRAYLSDEATQIVTDRRGIYEQSLPARGLYQWFGRPTESLGKSAETKLDVRAGVSDAQRRYYVAQGYRIDRLREAAKALDAATRWTREAGGDADKGIEILRERLRDEHAMLQASVIALADAIDNGTTEAQVEAREEMTLRETRVAQLEDDLGSIERHAARTRDMESEERKRERDRTVKRGHRL from the coding sequence ATGGCCGTGGTGACGATGGGGAGGAAGGTCAAGACGCGATACACGTCGGCGACGCCGTTGGCCGACGCGATCAGCTATGTCATCGACCGGACGAAGACCGAGGACGGCGCGCTGGTCAGCTCCAGCTACAGCACCGAACGACATGACGGAGAGCGTCTCGCGCGTCCTATGGAAGCCGATTTGAGAGCCGCTCCGCAGGGCATCCGCCGGGACACCGTGTGGGCTATCCACCTTAAGCATTCGTTCGCGCCGGATGATCCGGTGACGGCGGAGCAAGTGCACGAGTTGGGTGTCAGGCTGGCCGAGGAGATCACCGGAGGTGATTTCAAATTCGTGGTCGCCACGCACACGAACCGGCCGCATCTACATAACCACCTCATCATCTGCGCCGCGCAGCAGATGGAGCCGCATCTGCATATGCGCCTGCCGAAAGACATCATCGACCAGTGGCGGCAGATCAGTGACAGGCTCTGTCTTGACGCGAATCTCAGCGTCATCGACCATCCCGAAACGGTCCAGGATAGGCGTGGCATGAGCTTCGCGGAGATCTACGAGCAGGCCAAAGGCAAGGGTGTCAAGGCCGCGATGCGCACCACCATAGATCTCGCCGCAGCCAACTCGCATAGCTTCGACGAGTTCCGTGGACTGCTCGAAGCGGCCGGGGTCAAGGTCGAGGCCCGTGGCGCACATCTGACCTACACGCTGCTGGAGTCGGGTTTCAAGGTGCGCGACAACCGGCTCGGCGAAGCATATTCCATGGGCAATGTCATGGCCCGTATGGCGAGGACCGCCGTGGTGCCAATCAGCTTCAACAGCTCACTGATTGAGCACAAAGATGGGGACCGGGTTACGGTGTGGCTGCCAGGAGCTAAACGGCAAAAGAAGATCACCATCCCGATGGATCGAATCGTGCGCGCCGGCAGTACCTGGCGCGCGTATCTGAGCGATGAGGCCACGCAGATCGTGACCGACCGTCGTGGCATATACGAGCAATCCTTGCCTGCCAGAGGCTTATACCAGTGGTTCGGACGCCCTACGGAGAGTCTTGGCAAGTCAGCCGAAACGAAGTTGGACGTCAGAGCCGGTGTCAGCGACGCCCAACGCCGCTACTACGTGGCACAGGGATATCGCATCGACCGGTTGCGTGAGGCGGCCAAGGCGTTGGACGCGGCCACACGATGGACCCGCGAAGCAGGCGGAGACGCCGACAAGGGCATCGAAATCCTGCGCGAAAGACTGCGCGACGAGCACGCGATGCTCCAGGCAAGCGTGATAGCCCTGGCCGACGCGATCGACAACGGCACGACCGAAGCGCAGGTCGAAGCCCGCGAGGAGATGACGTTGAGGGAGACGAGAGTCGCCCAATTGGAGGACGACCTTGGCTCCATCGAACGCCACGCCGCGCGCACGCGCGACATGGAATCAGAGGAACGGAAGCGGGAACGCGACCGGACCGTCAAACGCGGCCATCGCCTGTGA
- a CDS encoding helix-turn-helix domain-containing protein, which yields MSTTTTANDKTLQAYRESVGLTTDDLAQLVGMTPAEVTRLEQQSTESESTRTLMGALAEIRADMLDDLHLAMSFEREQRGEGNRPDPNIVWTLPRYQSEQEFAVADEPTAIEHWKTFNMAQLFIGLYLEGLGYTVRYQS from the coding sequence ATGAGCACGACAACTACTGCAAACGATAAAACACTGCAAGCCTACCGAGAATCCGTAGGACTCACCACCGACGATCTCGCCCAACTCGTCGGCATGACGCCAGCGGAGGTCACTCGACTGGAGCAGCAGTCAACGGAATCGGAATCAACGCGGACGCTGATGGGCGCGCTGGCGGAAATCCGTGCCGACATGTTGGATGACCTGCACTTGGCCATGTCATTCGAACGCGAGCAGCGCGGCGAAGGCAACCGTCCCGACCCCAACATCGTATGGACGTTGCCCCGGTATCAAAGCGAGCAAGAATTTGCCGTCGCCGATGAACCGACCGCAATCGAACACTGGAAGACCTTCAACATGGCGCAACTGTTCATCGGCTTGTACCTTGAAGGTCTGGGGTACACTGTCCGCTACCAAAGCTGA